GGTCTCCTGGATCGTCACCGATTCCCGGAAGACACCGCAGGAGGTCGAGCCATATGTCAGCGGCAAAAAATTATCTGGAACACCCGACTGGCGTTATTATGCCGAGAGACTTGCTCAGACCGTTGCGCGCGCAACCGAAGTATTTGGATGGGATGAGCGAAGTTTGATGATGGGATCGCAGCAGTTCACACTCTTCGACGAGTCATTTGAGAAAACGAAGCGCGAAGAGAAAGAAAAACAACAACCGAAGAAGACACAAAGAAAGCTCAGTCTAGAGGACTTCATGTAACCATGCTGGCAATTGTTTTTTTCACCGTGATCAATGCGCATTTCAGACAAACATTTATATATCGATATCACTTCTGCGCCATCAAGTCGCGCGATGCAGTCGCGCTGGAGATGTGCCCTTTGGGGCGAATCCGTAAACGCCGCATGAGACGGCAGGTGACGACATGGCAAAGAATCATGAAAATTTTGAAGAAAAAGAGCCTTTTGGCGAAGAGGCTGAATCCCCTAAGCTCGTTTCTGGTAAAAGCATTTACCACTACATCGCCGAAGCATGGAACGATCCAGATGAATCGTATGTCAAACAGCTGCAGTTCGAAAGGTTGATCCAGTGGAGACGAGAAGAGAATTTCTGTCGGATTGATTATCCGACAAGACTGGACAGGGCAAGGAAACTTGGTTACAAGGCGAAACAGGGCTATGTGCTTGTCAGAGGCAGAGTGAGAAAAGGTGCACTTCAAAAGAGAAAAATAAGGAAAGGAAGAAGGGCGAAGCGCCGTGGAATCGTGAAGATTACAGCTGGCAAAAGTTTACAGAGAATTGCTGAGGAAAGAGCGGCGAAGAGGTACCCCAACCTGGAGGTTCTCAATTCATACTGGGTCGGGAGTGATGGTAAGCACGAATGGTTCGAAATCATCATGGTCGATCCACATCATCCCGTGATAAAGAGCGACCCAAAAATCAACTGGATATGTGACCCCGTGAATAGGGGAAGAGCGTATCGCGGACTCACTTCAGCTGGCAAGAAAGGAAGAGGGCTCAGACACAAGGGCAGGGGTGCGGAGAAAGTCAGACCATCGATCGGCGCTCATAACAGACAGGGTAAGTAAAATCAAGCGCTGATCTCCCTCAACTTTCTCTCAACTTCTTGATCGTCAAAACCGATCAGCGGGAAAAAGGCAGGAACTGAGAGTTTGACTTTTCTTATCTCTTCCATTTCATCGCTACCATAGCCAAAAACAACAGCTAGTGCCCTGTACTTTCGGACGCATTGCTCGACTTGAGCGGAAGGTTCGACTGTAAGACGTGGGGTCCAGGCCTCCAGAATTTTTACCAGATCTCTCGAATCAGAGAGAACAATCACACGACAACCTCTCTTCATCATGAGCCACGCGGCCACGACATCCCTATCTCGATCAACGATAGCGAGAACCCTTCCCTGAGAACCCAACGGAAGACCCCCAGGACCGGGAATGTATTCGGTGAAGAAGTAGGCTTTGCTTCTACGAATTTCCACAAATATTTCGAGGTCGGGTGATACGAGGTCGACGCTGATCTCCTTTTCTTTGTTTGCCTCGAGAATAGCACTCCCAAGTTCCCTGGCAACATCCATACTACTAAAATCATGAACACCAGTACGTCGCACGCGCAGTGCGAAAGTGCTTCTCCGAGCAAATAGGGGTGCTGAATATTCGACAGCAAATGATCGCATTTCTTCGAGTTTACTGCTGCAACTCATAACAGAACTGATTGATGCGATTCCGAAAATCCTCCTCAATCGCTTGATCGCGCGATCGACATCATGCGTTTCAACGAAAATCCTCCCTCGCTCCCGCTCGATGAGACACTCAATTCCTTCCTTCGCAAAAGAGTCGAGAATGTTGTTGATAAGAATTCGCTCAAACTGGTTTCGGACCGACTCACTCTTGAGGCCGACTTCAGCATAACGAACGAGGAGGAGCGACATCGTGTTGAGATGAAGCACATACGATTATATTTGTGCAGCGTCCGAGAACGTCCAAGGCTGATTCCTTTTATTCTCTTCTTTAAACGGCTGGGCAAGAGTTATCTATCAGACATTGATATGTCGGAAGACTGTTAGGCGGTTATCGATGGAATTGATCGTCTTCATCGGACTGATCGTTTTCGCACTTATCGCAGGGCTTCTTGGGTCGTTGCTAGGTCTAGGCGGAGGCATCATCATCATTCCAGCCCTCACGCTTGTCTTTGGTTATCAGATCCAAGTGGCAATCGGTGCAAGTCTCATCGGCGTCATTGCGACATCGACAGGTGCTGCATCACATTATGTTCAGGAGAAACTAACGAATATCAGACTCGGGATGGTTTTGGAAACGGCAACAACAGTCGGCTCGATTGTCGGCGCTCTCGTTGCCGTTTACGCAAACCAGCATCTTCTCGCGATTGCATTTGGAATTTTTCTTGTTTACGGCGCGATTTACATGATCCACAGGCCAGAGCGTCTAGCGCCGCCAGCTCCCGTTGAAGGTGAACGAAAATCTTTCAGAATTAGAGGGAATTTTTTTGATCGCAAACTGAACAAAGAGGTTACATACGAAGTGAAAAATCTCGATCGAGGGTTAGTGGCGAGCGCTGGCGCTGGCATTATGTCCGGTCTTCTTGGTGTTGGTGGAGGCTTGGTCAAGGTTCCTGCAATGAACATTTGGATGGGCGTTCCGATGAAAGCAGCAACTGCAACGAGTAATTTCATGATTGGTGTCACCGCCCTCGCGGGTGCGCTGGTCTATTACGGCTATGGTTTCCTATCGCCACTTGTTAGTGCAATCGTCGCAGTTGGCGTCTTCTTTGGAGCAACTATAGGATCGCGAATTGCTTACCTAGCTACTGGCACTGGTCTAAGAAAATTCTTCGCAGTCGTGATGATCGCGATTGCGATTCTCATGTTCCTTCGCGGCATGGGAATCTTGCCGACGGGGTGAGAAATCGATGGAAGAAAAGGAAAAACTGGATTGGTATGTGAGACTAGTTCTATTCAGTGGCATGATCCTCAGCGTTTCACTGCTGATTATCGGTCTCGTCGCTTTCTTCCTCTCACCCCCCGGCTGGAGTGATATCGCGATACCAATCGATCGGATCCCAGGCGAAATAGTGAAGGGAAACCCTGTCGCGATTTTGAATCTTGGCATCGTCCTACTCATCGCAACGCCGCTGATGAGGGTCATAATAGCTTTTGCTGTTTTCCTGTCGGAAAAGGACTTTCGCTACGCTGGTATTTCATTATTTATTTTGCTGATCATTGGGATTGCGGTATTGATTGGTGCGGAGTGATTTCATCGTTTCAAAGTTCTATATGAATCGTACAAACGAGACATGATCCTTCGTCAAGAACTTCTTTCCAAAGAATGGCTAGTCACTTGTTCGACGATGTTTTAAAATTCATTGAGAAAGTTCGAGACCATAAAAAGAATTAACCAAAAGGATACAACTGGAAGGAAATAGAAGAAGATGGCAATGTCCGGGTGCTTCGATTAGCCATTAAAACAGGGATGAAAGAAAAGTTGGTTTGATGAGTTCAGTAGTCGATCCTGAGATCTCTGATTGCTGAAAGGAACAATGTTAAATAGAAACCAGCGTATCCCCGTCATATCTTGATAGGGCGCAAATCTTTCCTCATCGTTCTTTCGCGATTCGCTTCGGCCGGACTCGCGTTCGTGGGTCTGTACTTCATGACGAGGTATTATGCGCCCGATGTTTACGGCAGCATCGCGTGGACTCTTTCATTTGTTAACACATTCAATGCAGTAGCCGATCTTGGCTTCAACGCTGCACACATTAAACGCGTGTCAGAGGGGAAGGACATCCACGACTGCCTAAGTACATTCCTTGTTGTAAAGACCCTCTTGACAAGTATTATGGTATTGACGATCATCGCATCAGTGCTTCTTTGGTCCTCGTTTTCTGGCGAACGATTTTCACAATCGACCCTCGAACTGATCATGCTCTTCATTCTCTATTCGGTCTTCTACGATTTGGCTTCGATTGCCACCACGACGTTCGATGGCCGAGTCGAAACTGCGAAAACACAGATCTCTGTAATAACGGATCCGCTGGTCAGAATTCCACTTATTGCGATTATTTCGATCAGCAGGCTCGATGCCACCTACCTCGCCTACGCGTACGTTCTCGGCGGGCTGACAGTTGCAGTCGTCAGCCTCACAATTCTTATGAAAGGACGATATCGATTTGTTAAACCGACACTTTTCAAATCCTACATCAAATTTGCTTTCCCAATTGCGCTGATTTCAATCATGGGAGCGATATCTGCCAACGCAGACAAACTCTTGATCGGATTGTTCTGGAGCGATGCCGATGTCGGATTTTATTCTGCTAGCCAGTCAACTCTCGGTCTTTTCAGCGTGATCGGCGTTGCTGTGTCGACGATTACCTTCCCGACCTTTTCAAAGATGCACCGGGCAGGCAATCTCATCGAAGTAAGAAAAAAGACAAGGATGGCAGAGAGATACATTTCAATGATCGCGATTCCTATCGTCGTTGTCGTTCTTTTATTCCCGTCCGAAATCGCATTAATTCTCTTTGCCGAGAAGTTCGCCGATGCGAGCGGGCCTCTAAGATTCCTATCGATATCCATGCTACTTGGATTGTTAAATGGTGTGTACGCAAGCCAGATTAACGCCGTCGATCGACCTGATATCACGGCAAAACTGACCCTTTTGTCGCTCTCTGTCAATCTCACAATGCTTTTAATTTTCGTGCCACCGAGTATAAATGGCATCACTATGCTTGGATTGGGAGCGACCGGGGCCGCGATTGCGAACGTGGTGACTGTCAGCACAGTATTTATCGCGACGAGACTTGTTGTGAGAAGACTAACGAACACGCGATCGAATCCCCGCATTCTTCTACATGTCGTTGCTGGGATTATCACGGGCTGCGTGCTATATTTTGTAAATTTTGTTTGGCCAATGGTGAGATGGTACGATCTCATCGGATATGGGATCGTATCGTTTGGTGTATTTCTGATAATTCTCTATTTGCTGAGAGAGTTGACAAAAGATGACATCAATTACTTCCTGAGTGTCGTGAGTCCTGGCGGGATGAAGGAATATCTTAAATCGGAGCTGCGCAAGAAAAATCAATAATCATCGAACATCGATTTTTTAACGGAGGAGTATGCGTGAATAAGACGGAATTTCATCGATTCCCAGTTATATTCCTTTTCCGCCGCTATGCGACCGTTCGCACCGAGCTTCTTACGGACAGCGGGATCCCTCAACGTATTGATCGCTCTGAGGAAATTCTGTTCAGACCATTCGATGACAAGACCGCATGAATATTTCTTAACAATCTCCCCTGTCAATGTGCCCTCCGATGCGATGACAGGCACACCTAGGGCCATCGCCTCAAACAACCTGTTAGGGGTCCCGATCTTGTTGTTCTTGTTTTTGGGGTCTAAAAGGCATAAGGCGATATCAGCGTTTTTCAGTTCGTCTAGCAGTTGCTTACGTGGTAAATATCCGAGAAATTCGACATTAGAAAACCCTTGAGATATCTTTTCGAGATGATCAGCCAAACGACCAGATCCAGCGATTCTCAAAATAAAAGCCTGGGAAGAAATTGCGAGCGTAGCGACTTCGATCAAATACCTCAGTGGTTCCAAGCTCCCGCCATAAAAAACAACGATTTTTTCACGTTCTCTTGACCGCTGTCCAATGTCGTTAGGAAAATCGCGCAAATCGATGCAATTCATCACGATCACTGGTTCAACGCGAGAAGAATCACGAAGGATCTCCGCGATTTTCTCATTGGCGGCAATGATAACATCTGCTTTGTCAACGAGCGATTTTTCAAATGAATTAAGGAAGTTTGATAAAAAACGTGGAACATCTTCGAAAACCATACTCGCATAATGCTCGTGAGCATCGTAAACGAGTGGAATACCTTTGAGTTTTGAAACGATCACACCCTGAAAGAGTGTATCGAGATCGTGGGAATGAACGATGTCGCAATTCGTTCTCAATGCTCTGAGAATCATCTTCACCATGAAGAATGGGAAATTGAAAATGAATGATCTAACATCTTCAACTGACAGCGTCCTGATTCTTTCAACCTCGATCCTATTAGGAGATTCATTCATTACCCGGCTGCAGTTGCGATCCCAGCAGATTACTTTCACTCTATATCCTTCGCCCGAGAGGGTGAGCGCTTCCTTCTCGACTCTCGGATCTGGCCTGTATTCGTTTGAGAGGAGCATCAGAACGGTTTTCTCGGCTGGAACCTTTTTTTTACACATAAGTGTCAATGGTTTTCCCTTCGATCATCGACTGCTTCGCTTTCTCGATCATCTCGACCGTCTTCACGCCCACGATTCCACTATTCATCGTCTCGGTATGCGGATCACCAATGGATTTAATGAAATGCAAGAGTTCGGTCCTGATCGTATTATTCCTCTCGATTCCAAGTTTGTACCAGTATCCGCTCTCATAGACCGTCACTTCCTGGGCGACTGCGTCGATAACGCAGCAACGCCTCTCCCCAACGATCTCGATCTGCCTCACCTTTTTCGGTGCCAGCCAGCTTAGTGAGGCGCTTGCAATCTCACCGGAAGGCAGTTCGGAAATGATGTATGCCGTTTCCTCCATCTCTTTCCTTCTGAACGGGCGGCCAACGCAAGTAATCTTCTTTGGCCAGACACCTAACAAAAAGTTGATAATGTCGAAATAATGAGGTGCCAAATCAACAATGACGTCCCTGTCAGGATAAGGAGGCTCGAAGTTCACCCAGAAGAGATTCATGAAGAAAATACGACCGAAGAATCTCTCGCCAATGAGTCTTTTCACTTCCAGCAATGCGTTGTTGAAACGATAAATATGACCGACGGAGAGCGTTAAATTCCTCTCCTCTGCGATCTCAACGAGCTTCTGGCCTTCTACAGAGGTCATGGTCATCGGTTTTTCTACAAGGACGTGCTTGCCAGCCTCAAGGGCGTCTCTACAAACCTGGTAGTGGAGAGCGTTAGGCACGCAGACGTTAACGGCGATGATCGAACTATCGGCGAGTAATTCATGATAATCCTGAGTCAATATCTCGACACCATACCGCTCCCTGCAATACTCCAGATTTCTCTCGTCGATATCGGCGACGCCCCGAACTCTTACCCCCGGTATCCCGCTGTATTCGTCGACAATCTTCCGCCCCCAGTATCCCACACCGATGACTCCGACGTCAAATCGTCTCATCTTCCTGAGCCTCCGTAGAAATTGAAGATTTCCTGGCATACATACCTGACATCATTAAAGGAAAGAGTAGGGAACATCGGAAGAGATAGAAGATTTTTTGAAAGGGCTTCACTAACGGGGAACATCCCTGGTGCATGGCCAAAAGTCTCAACATAGATCGGCTGAAGATGGATCGGGACAGGATAGTGGATTCCGCATTCGACCCCTTTAGACTCAAGGTATTTTGCCAATTCATCCCTTTTCTCACACCGTATCACGAAGAGATGGAAAACAGGGTGCACATCGGTGGTGCCCATCGGCGGGAGTCTGATCTGCGGCAAATCCTCGAGTTGTTTTGCGTAGTATTTTGCTATGGTTCTTCTCTTCTCATTCCATTCGTCCAGATATTTTAATTGCACGAGACCAATCGCCGCATTAATCGTATTAAGGCGCGCGGTAAAACCGAAGACATCGTGAAGATACCGAGAGATGCGCCCACAATCCCGCAGTTTGGCGATCGCCTTTGCCAGGGAATCATCATTAGTTGTCACCATTCCTCCGTCTCCTCCCACGGTCATGTTCTTCGAAGAGTAAAAAGAGAAGCAGCCGACATCTCCGATTGAGCCTACTTTTTTCCCTCTGAAGACAGCGCCATGCGCCTGAGCGGCATCTTCCACAATCTTCAGTTCTCTCGATCGTGCAATCTCATGAATCTCGTCCATCTGACATGGATATCCAAAAAGATGAACTGGAAGGATCGTCGAGGTTTTTTCAGAAATCCTTTTGGGGATCTCGATAGGGTTGATGTTGAAGTCTTGGTCCGAAACATCGGCGAATCTTGGGATTCCACCAGCATGAACAACCGCGTTCGCAGTCGCGATGAAAGAGAGGGGTGTGGTGATGACCTCCTGATTCTTAATGTTAAGTGCGAGAAGCGCAAGTGTGAGCGCAGCGGTTCCCGAGGAAACTGAAATCGCATGGTCGGTTCCGATGTACCTAGCAAATGCTTCCTCAAAGCGATAAACACTCTCTCCAAGGACGAGTCTTTCGTTTCTCAGCGCATTGGCCGCCGCATCGATCATTTCATCTGTGATCACTGGCCTGCTTAATGGTATCTTATTCGTCGAGCTCACCCCCATGACGATCTTCCAGTTTTCTTACCACTCTCGCTGGATTTCCAACGACAAGCGTATTCGGCGGAACGTCTTTAGTAACAACGGCCCCCGCACCAACCATCGCGTTCTCGCCAATGGTGACTCCGCAAATAATCACAGCACCAGCTCCTATCGATGCACCGCGTTTGACAAGCGTCGGAATAATTTTCCATTCGCCAACCGCTCTAGGACGAATATCGTTTGTGAAAATAGCATGGGGCCCGATGAAGACTTCGTCCTCGATTACGACACCTGAAGGAATGAAAGAAAAGGCCTCAATCTTGCATCTGTCCCCGATTCTCACGCCTCGTTGAATCTCAACAAATGCAGCGATCTTGCAGTCGCGACCGATCGTGCAGCCGTAAAGATTCACGAATTCTCTTACGATTGTTCCTTCCCCAATCGTGCAATCCTCTATTGAATAATACTTGGCCAAGAGCTTCATTTTCATCAACCAACGCAATCTGGGCATTAATAATTTATTGTCGATCCATGCGACCAGAGTCTTTGAGAATTATTAGCAACGGTCAAATACAACCTGTCATCAAATCAATGATTATTAGATTTCATCGAAATTGTGATAAGCTTCTGAGAGGTTATCCAGCGATAGATGCTTGTCAGCGTTGTTCTTAATGTTATGAACGAAGAAAGGAACATATCCGATCTTCTGGATAGCCTCGTCATTCAAGAAATGCCAGTCGAAATCATCGTTGTGGACGCGAACAGTAGGGATAGAACACGAGATATCGTGAAGGCGTACGCCGAAAGGTATCCTTTCATCAAGCTTTACGTAAAATGGGGGACGAGAGGGGAGAGTACAAATTACGGAATTTCGAAGGCAACTGGCGAAATCATCGCGTTCACTGGAGGTGATTGTATTGTTAACCCTTTCTGGGTCAAGGAGCTCAGAAAAACGATTGCGGAAGGAGCCGATATCGTTGCAGGAAGGACAATTAATCTGGGACCTGAAGCTTGGGAGGATTTAGAACGTGTTGAATTGTATCATAGGGGATTTGATGTTTCCTTTCCCAGTTGCAATATGGCATTTCGCAGGGAAGTTCTCGAGAAGGTCGGCGGATTTGATCCCTGGTTCATCACGGCAGAGGACATTGATCTGAATTACAGAGCTGTTGAAGCAGGATATTCAATTAAATACAACCCCAATGCGATCGTCTATCACAGGACAAAAGGCACGATCTACAAGTTTTTCAGACAGGCTTTTTGGAACGGCGTTGGGAGAAAGCAACTTACCTTCAAGCACGGCAGACTCTGGAGTTCCTATGATCCGATTAAAATGTTCAAACAAAGGGTCAACGCATGGTCGTTGCTGCGACTCACCTGCGCACTCATGGGTTATGTCGGATTCAAGTTCTTTGGCGATAAGGGACCATATAAAAGGAAATGAGAAGTAATCGCCTTCGCGAACATCGAAAATGAAAACTTATTTTTAATGAAAAGACGAATCACAGTCTGGGGGGCTTAACTGAAGGTTTCAATTATCATCCCGACAATGAACGAAGAAGAATCAATTGGCAAGGTCATTGATGCCGTCCACGAAGCGATGAGAAACACAGAGTATCAATATGAGATCCTTGTCGTTGATACAAATTCGCGAGACAGAACAAGAGAAATTGCTTGGGAAAAAGGGGCGATCGTAATCGACGAGCCCCGAAGAGGATATGGTAGGGCCTACAAGACAGGTTTTCAGATGGCGAAAGGTGATATTCTTGTGACACTTGACGCCGACTGCTCATATCCCGCAGAAATGATTCCCCGACTCATTGAAACGCTTTCTCAGGAGAACGTTGAATTCATCACGACGAACCGGTTTGGTAAGATGGAAAGAAAGGCGATGAGTTTTAAGCACCGAGTTGGAAACTGGATTCTGACAGTCACAACAAACATTCTTTTCGGAATCCGAGTTAGGGACTCACAATCCGGTATGTGGGTTTTCAGAAAGGAGTGTTTGAGTAGGATGAATCTGATCAGCGACGGCATGCCTTTTTCCGAGGAAATCAAGATCGAGGCGTTTAAGAAAGCCCGCGCGATGGAACTACCTATCGAATACAGGAAAAGGATAGGAAAGGTTAAACTTTCATCGTGGAAAGATGGTTGGCAGAACCTTTCGTTTCTACTTAAAAAGCGGTTCTCAATGCACTAATCCCTCTCATCATTGCTCTTCTCTGATAAATATGCCTTTGCAATCTCAATGCTTTTCTTCAGCGTTTCTCTTGCACGCATGCTGTAAAAACATGCGGCTGGATGATACGTCGGGATGACCAGTGACTTTGTGTCTCCGATTACCACTTGCAAAATGCCATTCGCCTCTTCGTCCAGTTTCACTTCCCGACCGAGCAGATCGAGGCACGCAGTTCGGCCCATCGCGACAATAATCTTCTTCCCGATCAGTTCTTCCAAAAGAAAGGGAAGACATGCGCTCATTTCATCCTTCTTAGGCCTCCTGTTATGGGGCGGCCTACACTTCACAACGTTCGTAATCAAAACATCTTTCCTCGAAAGTCCAACTTCTTCCATAAGACGGTCGAGTATCTTGCCAGCTCTGCCAACGAAAGGCCTACCAATTTTGTCCTCATTCTCTCCTGGTGCTTCTCCCAGAAAGCATATTGGCGAATTCATATTACCATCCGGTGGAACAACCTGGGTTCGAGAAGACGACAGACGGCAGCGTCGGCAATGGGGGTCAAAATGCATGCTGTTTCCCCAGCAAATCAGTCGAACTCAGAAGTGGTATGAGTTCGACATTCATCGACTTCAGATAATCTCTCCCCCCTTCTTCTCTGTCGACGACCGCAACAACAAAATCAACAACCGCTCCGCTCTCTCTTAGTAGCATGACTGCTTCCGCAGCCGAACGTGCGGACGTGACGACATCCTCAATGACAAGAACGCGATCGCCCATTTCAACGGATCCTTCGATCATTTTTCCCGTACCGTGATCCTTCT
This region of Methanomassiliicoccales archaeon genomic DNA includes:
- a CDS encoding glycosyltransferase family 2 protein — encoded protein: MKVSIIIPTMNEEESIGKVIDAVHEAMRNTEYQYEILVVDTNSRDRTREIAWEKGAIVIDEPRRGYGRAYKTGFQMAKGDILVTLDADCSYPAEMIPRLIETLSQENVEFITTNRFGKMERKAMSFKHRVGNWILTVTTNILFGIRVRDSQSGMWVFRKECLSRMNLISDGMPFSEEIKIEAFKKARAMELPIEYRKRIGKVKLSSWKDGWQNLSFLLKKRFSMH
- a CDS encoding 50S ribosomal protein L15e — its product is MAKNHENFEEKEPFGEEAESPKLVSGKSIYHYIAEAWNDPDESYVKQLQFERLIQWRREENFCRIDYPTRLDRARKLGYKAKQGYVLVRGRVRKGALQKRKIRKGRRAKRRGIVKITAGKSLQRIAEERAAKRYPNLEVLNSYWVGSDGKHEWFEIIMVDPHHPVIKSDPKINWICDPVNRGRAYRGLTSAGKKGRGLRHKGRGAEKVRPSIGAHNRQGK
- a CDS encoding flippase encodes the protein MIGRKSFLIVLSRFASAGLAFVGLYFMTRYYAPDVYGSIAWTLSFVNTFNAVADLGFNAAHIKRVSEGKDIHDCLSTFLVVKTLLTSIMVLTIIASVLLWSSFSGERFSQSTLELIMLFILYSVFYDLASIATTTFDGRVETAKTQISVITDPLVRIPLIAIISISRLDATYLAYAYVLGGLTVAVVSLTILMKGRYRFVKPTLFKSYIKFAFPIALISIMGAISANADKLLIGLFWSDADVGFYSASQSTLGLFSVIGVAVSTITFPTFSKMHRAGNLIEVRKKTRMAERYISMIAIPIVVVVLLFPSEIALILFAEKFADASGPLRFLSISMLLGLLNGVYASQINAVDRPDITAKLTLLSLSVNLTMLLIFVPPSINGITMLGLGATGAAIANVVTVSTVFIATRLVVRRLTNTRSNPRILLHVVAGIITGCVLYFVNFVWPMVRWYDLIGYGIVSFGVFLIILYLLRELTKDDINYFLSVVSPGGMKEYLKSELRKKNQ
- a CDS encoding N-acetyltransferase, with product MKMKLLAKYYSIEDCTIGEGTIVREFVNLYGCTIGRDCKIAAFVEIQRGVRIGDRCKIEAFSFIPSGVVIEDEVFIGPHAIFTNDIRPRAVGEWKIIPTLVKRGASIGAGAVIICGVTIGENAMVGAGAVVTKDVPPNTLVVGNPARVVRKLEDRHGGELDE
- a CDS encoding glycosyltransferase family 4 protein, producing MCKKKVPAEKTVLMLLSNEYRPDPRVEKEALTLSGEGYRVKVICWDRNCSRVMNESPNRIEVERIRTLSVEDVRSFIFNFPFFMVKMILRALRTNCDIVHSHDLDTLFQGVIVSKLKGIPLVYDAHEHYASMVFEDVPRFLSNFLNSFEKSLVDKADVIIAANEKIAEILRDSSRVEPVIVMNCIDLRDFPNDIGQRSREREKIVVFYGGSLEPLRYLIEVATLAISSQAFILRIAGSGRLADHLEKISQGFSNVEFLGYLPRKQLLDELKNADIALCLLDPKNKNNKIGTPNRLFEAMALGVPVIASEGTLTGEIVKKYSCGLVIEWSEQNFLRAINTLRDPAVRKKLGANGRIAAEKEYNWESMKFRLIHAYSSVKKSMFDDY
- a CDS encoding uracil-DNA glycosylase, producing the protein MHFDPHCRRCRLSSSRTQVVPPDGNMNSPICFLGEAPGENEDKIGRPFVGRAGKILDRLMEEVGLSRKDVLITNVVKCRPPHNRRPKKDEMSACLPFLLEELIGKKIIVAMGRTACLDLLGREVKLDEEANGILQVVIGDTKSLVIPTYHPAACFYSMRARETLKKSIEIAKAYLSEKSNDERD
- a CDS encoding Gfo/Idh/MocA family oxidoreductase; its protein translation is MRRFDVGVIGVGYWGRKIVDEYSGIPGVRVRGVADIDERNLEYCRERYGVEILTQDYHELLADSSIIAVNVCVPNALHYQVCRDALEAGKHVLVEKPMTMTSVEGQKLVEIAEERNLTLSVGHIYRFNNALLEVKRLIGERFFGRIFFMNLFWVNFEPPYPDRDVIVDLAPHYFDIINFLLGVWPKKITCVGRPFRRKEMEETAYIISELPSGEIASASLSWLAPKKVRQIEIVGERRCCVIDAVAQEVTVYESGYWYKLGIERNNTIRTELLHFIKSIGDPHTETMNSGIVGVKTVEMIEKAKQSMIEGKTIDTYV
- a CDS encoding glycosyltransferase is translated as MLVSVVLNVMNEERNISDLLDSLVIQEMPVEIIVVDANSRDRTRDIVKAYAERYPFIKLYVKWGTRGESTNYGISKATGEIIAFTGGDCIVNPFWVKELRKTIAEGADIVAGRTINLGPEAWEDLERVELYHRGFDVSFPSCNMAFRREVLEKVGGFDPWFITAEDIDLNYRAVEAGYSIKYNPNAIVYHRTKGTIYKFFRQAFWNGVGRKQLTFKHGRLWSSYDPIKMFKQRVNAWSLLRLTCALMGYVGFKFFGDKGPYKRK
- a CDS encoding DUF1634 domain-containing protein, translating into MEEKEKLDWYVRLVLFSGMILSVSLLIIGLVAFFLSPPGWSDIAIPIDRIPGEIVKGNPVAILNLGIVLLIATPLMRVIIAFAVFLSEKDFRYAGISLFILLIIGIAVLIGAE
- a CDS encoding DegT/DnrJ/EryC1/StrS family aminotransferase, with the protein product MGVSSTNKIPLSRPVITDEMIDAAANALRNERLVLGESVYRFEEAFARYIGTDHAISVSSGTAALTLALLALNIKNQEVITTPLSFIATANAVVHAGGIPRFADVSDQDFNINPIEIPKRISEKTSTILPVHLFGYPCQMDEIHEIARSRELKIVEDAAQAHGAVFRGKKVGSIGDVGCFSFYSSKNMTVGGDGGMVTTNDDSLAKAIAKLRDCGRISRYLHDVFGFTARLNTINAAIGLVQLKYLDEWNEKRRTIAKYYAKQLEDLPQIRLPPMGTTDVHPVFHLFVIRCEKRDELAKYLESKGVECGIHYPVPIHLQPIYVETFGHAPGMFPVSEALSKNLLSLPMFPTLSFNDVRYVCQEIFNFYGGSGR
- a CDS encoding sulfite exporter TauE/SafE family protein, translating into MELIVFIGLIVFALIAGLLGSLLGLGGGIIIIPALTLVFGYQIQVAIGASLIGVIATSTGAASHYVQEKLTNIRLGMVLETATTVGSIVGALVAVYANQHLLAIAFGIFLVYGAIYMIHRPERLAPPAPVEGERKSFRIRGNFFDRKLNKEVTYEVKNLDRGLVASAGAGIMSGLLGVGGGLVKVPAMNIWMGVPMKAATATSNFMIGVTALAGALVYYGYGFLSPLVSAIVAVGVFFGATIGSRIAYLATGTGLRKFFAVVMIAIAILMFLRGMGILPTG